From Halotia branconii CENA392, the proteins below share one genomic window:
- a CDS encoding type II toxin-antitoxin system ParD family antitoxin: protein MNISLTPELELFIQATVKQGRYSSASEVVCAALQLLEEWEMKRLVQLEELRKEIAIGIEQSDRGDVFDGEEVLRELREEIQQAQQS from the coding sequence ATGAATATATCTTTGACACCAGAATTAGAGCTGTTTATTCAAGCAACAGTAAAACAAGGTAGATACTCATCTGCTTCGGAGGTAGTTTGTGCTGCCTTGCAGCTGTTAGAAGAATGGGAAATGAAACGTTTGGTGCAATTAGAAGAACTCCGCAAAGAAATTGCTATTGGAATTGAGCAATCAGATCGCGGTGATGTTTTTGATGGGGAAGAAGTATTAAGAGAATTACGAGAAGAAATTCAACAAGCGCAGCAAAGTTAA
- a CDS encoding type II toxin-antitoxin system HicB family antitoxin, whose protein sequence is MTTRFILSDYVEEAIAQAVYDKLEDGTFAGKIPACQGVIAFGVTLRECEDELRSTLEEWILLGLKLGHSLPVIDNIDLNQEPTLEPMDAL, encoded by the coding sequence ATGACCACACGCTTTATTCTTAGTGATTATGTTGAGGAAGCGATCGCACAGGCGGTTTATGACAAACTGGAAGATGGTACTTTTGCAGGTAAGATTCCGGCTTGTCAGGGAGTTATTGCTTTTGGTGTAACTTTGCGCGAGTGCGAAGATGAGTTACGTTCCACACTGGAAGAGTGGATTCTGCTGGGCTTAAAGCTGGGACATTCTCTACCAGTCATTGATAATATTGATCTAAATCAGGAGCCAACCCTTGAGCCGATGGATGCCTTGTAA
- a CDS encoding DUF5615 family PIN-like protein: MKFLADMGISLRTVFWLRSGGYDVVHLRNEDLQRLPDNEILIKARVEERILLTVDLDFAQLLAISGDNLPSVILFRLGNENYDVINERLTQVLNECQEDLELGAIISVNNETFRVRRLPI, translated from the coding sequence ATGAAGTTCTTGGCAGATATGGGAATTTCGCTACGAACTGTATTTTGGTTGCGTAGTGGTGGTTATGATGTAGTGCATTTGCGTAATGAAGATTTGCAAAGGCTACCAGATAACGAGATTTTAATTAAAGCTCGTGTAGAAGAGAGAATTTTATTAACTGTAGATTTAGATTTTGCCCAACTGTTAGCCATCAGTGGAGATAATTTACCCAGTGTCATCTTGTTTAGATTAGGAAATGAAAATTACGATGTAATTAATGAACGGTTGACGCAAGTTTTGAATGAATGTCAGGAAGATTTAGAACTTGGTGCAATTATTTCTGTGAATAATGAAACTTTCCGCGTGAGGCGATTGCCGATATGA
- a CDS encoding DUF433 domain-containing protein: MLGLDRITFDPIIMGGQACIRGMRIPVSLVVNLVANGKPVEEILEEYPDLESEDIRQSLLYAAWLTQERVYPFKSA, translated from the coding sequence ATGTTAGGTCTAGATAGAATTACATTTGACCCTATCATTATGGGTGGACAAGCCTGCATTCGTGGGATGCGAATACCGGTTTCTCTTGTCGTTAATTTAGTGGCTAATGGCAAACCTGTAGAGGAAATTTTAGAAGAATATCCTGATTTAGAATCAGAGGATATTCGTCAATCTCTACTTTACGCGGCGTGGTTAACTCAAGAGCGAGTTTATCCTTTCAAAAGCGCGTAA
- a CDS encoding DUF3038 domain-containing protein, giving the protein MLKVMHLAANSTTSNSQWEDLTQLPAPNTVQWDNIKTQLDLVLLAVETLTGIGSEAMLSAATHLNLESKVPDRVALWRLRQSNPIRKGQGGRKKLDVEEARSLVLIICYLAKQHQELIRRAVGLLEQMAQDNREPHQAALLGDYIDAFCNVYQERMEEDEQISTDLLTRLALKLLVDLLFYSASGGHRRLWLALIDRSAK; this is encoded by the coding sequence ATGCTAAAAGTTATGCACTTGGCCGCCAATTCAACTACATCAAATTCCCAGTGGGAGGATTTAACCCAGCTTCCAGCTCCAAACACAGTTCAATGGGACAATATCAAAACCCAATTAGACTTGGTGCTGTTAGCCGTAGAAACTTTAACTGGCATTGGTTCCGAGGCCATGCTCTCGGCGGCAACTCATCTAAATTTAGAATCAAAAGTGCCAGATCGAGTAGCCTTATGGCGATTACGTCAATCAAATCCCATACGTAAAGGTCAAGGAGGACGAAAAAAGCTAGATGTCGAAGAAGCGCGATCGCTTGTTTTAATTATTTGCTATCTTGCCAAACAGCACCAAGAATTGATTCGCCGTGCTGTTGGTTTACTAGAACAGATGGCCCAAGACAACCGAGAACCTCATCAGGCTGCTTTACTTGGAGATTATATTGATGCTTTTTGCAATGTCTACCAAGAACGCATGGAAGAGGACGAGCAAATCTCAACAGATTTACTTACTCGCCTAGCACTAAAACTGCTTGTAGATTTACTGTTTTACAGTGCCTCTGGTGGACATCGCCGTCTCTGGCTAGCACTTATAGACCGTTCTGCAAAATAA
- a CDS encoding DUF4335 domain-containing protein — protein sequence MPTLNSVIRRYTPPTCTLEILAQSSPLSQWMGRTVLKQLSFELRFDDPRIPEERRVPIRGDRDQLEALCDAVTSYVQEILQQSSENFWINFSGNEDSSKVPQDSELTDFQQPSSPTQTFQSFSSLTPGTKIHLEPGKYLTHNLFLGSLANQVSGPVIQLSLLQLFDLATALDEYSADVMALPSLNKTSPIRRLPAWTPVAAVLVLSVGLLPITLQYANNTRQKQPSTAKKTTSADEQVALAPSLDFSTPQPGLTPPDNLSSLPPLGSTQPLPTDSLPQKPLTAPNSSLPSTLPPVSQLPPQDTSTIPQGTIPTLNSSQQNPTSATGNPQISIQPNIKQNSTGSISQNEIGLPKKRDLLPNLSSTTGSLSPNISPVPSSIPTLPQNYKPFDPRQLEEKTNSSGTVASSKQPSSELSPTSSTSSAVADSDSLVTRLRGESPNTSSTKAPTDSTLFDTPQIAEARDLLKDRWQPPAGLTQTLEYSLMVGVDGTIERIFPLNKPAREYVDSTGMPDIGKPFVSANRYGKNLRIRVILSPNGKVQTLPETD from the coding sequence ATGCCAACATTAAATTCTGTCATTCGTCGCTACACACCCCCTACTTGTACCCTAGAAATCTTGGCGCAAAGTTCACCCTTATCTCAATGGATGGGAAGAACTGTACTTAAACAACTAAGTTTTGAGTTGCGCTTTGATGATCCGCGAATACCTGAAGAACGTAGAGTACCAATTCGGGGCGATCGCGATCAACTAGAAGCTTTGTGTGATGCAGTAACCAGCTACGTACAAGAAATTCTCCAACAGTCTTCAGAAAACTTTTGGATCAATTTTTCAGGCAACGAAGATTCTAGTAAAGTACCTCAAGACTCAGAATTAACCGATTTTCAGCAACCTTCATCGCCAACTCAAACATTCCAATCTTTTAGTTCCCTAACACCAGGGACAAAAATACATTTAGAACCGGGTAAATATTTAACTCATAATCTCTTTCTCGGTTCCCTTGCGAACCAAGTATCTGGCCCAGTAATTCAACTTAGTCTGCTGCAACTGTTTGATTTAGCAACTGCCTTAGATGAATACTCGGCTGATGTCATGGCGTTACCAAGTCTCAATAAAACTAGTCCGATTCGGCGATTACCTGCTTGGACACCTGTTGCCGCAGTGCTAGTGTTAAGCGTGGGTTTATTACCCATAACGTTGCAATATGCCAACAATACTCGGCAAAAGCAGCCATCGACAGCTAAAAAGACAACTTCAGCAGATGAACAAGTTGCTTTAGCACCTTCACTTGATTTTTCGACACCGCAACCCGGACTTACTCCCCCGGATAATTTATCATCACTACCACCTTTAGGCTCTACGCAGCCACTCCCTACAGATAGTTTGCCTCAAAAGCCTTTGACGGCTCCTAATTCGAGTTTACCCTCAACTTTGCCCCCAGTATCCCAACTACCTCCACAAGATACATCGACCATACCTCAGGGAACGATTCCAACCCTAAATAGCAGTCAGCAAAATCCAACATCCGCTACAGGAAATCCGCAGATATCCATTCAACCAAATATCAAACAAAACTCTACTGGCTCAATTTCTCAAAATGAAATTGGTCTTCCTAAAAAACGAGATTTGCTACCCAATCTTTCTTCAACTACAGGTAGCTTGTCTCCCAATATTTCACCTGTTCCCTCTTCTATTCCCACTCTTCCCCAAAACTACAAACCTTTTGACCCCAGGCAATTAGAGGAAAAAACCAATTCCTCAGGGACAGTTGCTTCCAGCAAACAACCATCGTCGGAATTATCTCCTACAAGTAGTACATCCTCTGCTGTTGCTGATAGTGATTCATTAGTGACTCGACTGAGGGGTGAATCTCCAAACACATCATCTACAAAGGCTCCCACCGATAGTACTTTATTTGATACACCTCAGATAGCAGAAGCTAGAGACCTCTTGAAAGACCGCTGGCAGCCACCCGCGGGATTAACGCAAACATTAGAGTATAGTTTGATGGTGGGCGTTGATGGCACAATTGAGCGCATTTTCCCTTTAAATAAGCCAGCAAGAGAATATGTAGACAGTACTGGAATGCCTGACATTGGCAAACCTTTTGTTTCCGCCAATCGATATGGAAAAAATCTCAGAATAAGAGTGATTCTTAGTCCTAACGGTAAGGTACAGACATTGCCAGAAACGGATTAA
- a CDS encoding multicopper oxidase family protein, which produces MKKINRRQFITLAAAGAGTAVAASWMWERVSSSQLSAKPAIDLPKLHKSNNGLLEINLEASNRAVKLGDKQAYLLTYNGQIPAPRLEAKPGDTVRIHFTNNLSQPTNLHYHGLHIPPTGKADNVFLSIEPGESFNYEFTIPSNHSAGTFWYHPHRHGFVAEQLFGGLAGLLIVRGELDEIPEIKAAKEEFLVLQDFTVDGEGRLMSSAHMSIMTGREGDVITINGDRNPTFSLPDKGMVRWRILNASTSRFYRLSLETHPFYLIATEGGALTAPVEISELLLTPGQRAEVLIKADQKPGKYRLLNLPYNRGAMGMGMMGGRGMMGRNNDTSTVLATINYGTAVKSASLPKKLLKIPALPKPKQVRRFELNHGMAPGMGMVFLINSQAYENDRIDTQVKLNTVEDWEIINTGVMDHPFHLHVNHFQVISRNGQPEPYPAWKDTVLVPRGETVRIRIPFRDFAGNTVYHCHILDHEDLGMMGTLAIQE; this is translated from the coding sequence ATGAAAAAGATAAATCGCCGTCAGTTTATTACTCTGGCTGCGGCTGGTGCTGGAACGGCTGTGGCTGCTAGTTGGATGTGGGAAAGAGTTAGTTCTTCTCAGTTATCAGCAAAACCAGCAATTGACTTGCCTAAGTTACATAAAAGTAATAACGGTTTATTAGAAATTAACCTCGAAGCTAGTAACCGTGCTGTAAAATTGGGTGACAAACAAGCATATTTATTAACTTACAACGGACAAATCCCCGCGCCACGTCTAGAAGCCAAACCAGGAGATACCGTCCGCATTCATTTTACTAACAACCTTTCTCAACCAACAAACCTGCACTACCACGGATTACACATTCCACCTACAGGTAAGGCTGATAATGTCTTTTTAAGCATTGAGCCAGGAGAAAGTTTTAACTACGAGTTTACTATTCCTTCTAATCACTCGGCTGGTACTTTCTGGTATCATCCCCATCGCCACGGCTTTGTGGCGGAACAATTGTTTGGGGGATTAGCTGGTTTATTGATAGTGCGGGGAGAATTAGACGAAATTCCCGAAATTAAAGCCGCTAAAGAAGAATTTTTGGTGCTGCAAGATTTTACTGTTGATGGTGAAGGAAGGCTAATGTCTTCAGCACATATGTCAATTATGACGGGACGAGAAGGAGATGTGATTACTATTAACGGCGATCGCAACCCCACTTTTTCACTTCCCGATAAAGGAATGGTACGATGGCGAATCCTCAATGCTTCTACCTCCCGCTTTTATCGCTTGTCCTTGGAAACTCATCCTTTTTACCTGATTGCGACTGAAGGAGGTGCATTAACCGCACCTGTAGAAATTAGCGAATTGCTGCTAACACCAGGACAACGAGCAGAAGTTTTGATTAAAGCAGATCAAAAGCCAGGAAAATACCGCTTGCTCAATCTACCTTATAATCGCGGTGCGATGGGAATGGGTATGATGGGCGGCAGAGGTATGATGGGCAGAAATAATGACACATCTACAGTTTTAGCAACTATTAATTACGGTACTGCTGTAAAATCCGCTTCCTTACCCAAAAAACTATTGAAAATACCAGCTTTACCCAAACCAAAGCAAGTGCGTCGCTTTGAACTTAATCATGGTATGGCTCCTGGTATGGGTATGGTCTTTTTAATTAACAGTCAAGCCTATGAAAATGATCGCATTGATACCCAAGTCAAATTAAACACAGTAGAAGACTGGGAAATTATCAATACAGGCGTTATGGATCATCCTTTCCATCTCCACGTCAATCATTTTCAAGTCATTAGTCGCAATGGTCAACCTGAACCCTACCCCGCTTGGAAAGATACAGTTTTAGTACCCAGAGGTGAAACAGTCCGCATTCGCATTCCTTTTCGAGATTTTGCAGGTAACACTGTTTATCATTGTCATATTCTTGACCATGAAGATTTGGGGATGATGGGGACACTGGCAATTCAAGAGTAA
- a CDS encoding DUF411 domain-containing protein, with the protein MKKHLFDWMNKLSRPFIAIIITTGVIATTYATVAMLSKGDTDLNNNPQTLVSNAQLISTTSIWDKETESYSGNREITVYRSPSCGCCGEWIKHMQKHGFTIKDDIKTDGMEAIKQKYNLPQDLASCHTAIIDGYVMEGHIPADDIKRFLKQKPKFAGLSVAGMPLGTPGMESGNRKQPFAILAFDKKGEVEVFQEYQNY; encoded by the coding sequence ATGAAAAAACATTTATTTGACTGGATGAATAAACTCTCTCGCCCATTCATAGCGATCATTATTACTACTGGAGTAATAGCTACTACTTATGCAACAGTAGCTATGTTAAGCAAAGGAGATACTGATTTAAACAATAATCCACAAACATTAGTCAGCAATGCTCAACTAATTTCCACCACAAGCATCTGGGATAAAGAAACAGAATCTTACTCAGGAAACCGAGAAATCACAGTGTATCGCAGCCCGTCTTGTGGCTGCTGTGGAGAGTGGATCAAACATATGCAAAAGCACGGATTTACAATCAAAGACGATATCAAAACAGATGGGATGGAGGCAATTAAGCAAAAGTACAACTTGCCTCAAGATTTAGCATCATGTCACACAGCAATTATTGACGGATATGTAATGGAAGGACACATACCTGCCGATGATATTAAACGTTTCCTTAAACAAAAGCCCAAGTTTGCAGGTTTATCTGTAGCGGGAATGCCTTTAGGAACGCCAGGAATGGAATCAGGCAATAGAAAACAGCCATTTGCAATTTTAGCGTTTGATAAAAAAGGTGAAGTGGAAGTTTTTCAAGAGTATCAAAATTACTAA
- a CDS encoding four-helix bundle copper-binding protein — translation MLLVHEEYQSSFDVAMRCAVECEHCAEACMGMSEMMQCARSCLDCAEICRTVATYMVRGSRYIPHLARACAEICEACAKECEKHNAEHCKKCAKACRDSVEEYRKIASVTAV, via the coding sequence ATGCTTTTAGTTCATGAAGAATATCAATCTAGCTTTGATGTGGCAATGCGCTGTGCAGTGGAATGCGAACACTGTGCAGAAGCCTGTATGGGTATGTCCGAGATGATGCAGTGCGCTCGTAGTTGCCTTGATTGTGCAGAAATCTGTCGCACTGTAGCTACTTATATGGTTCGCGGTTCGCGCTATATTCCTCACTTGGCGCGTGCTTGTGCGGAAATTTGCGAAGCTTGCGCCAAAGAATGTGAGAAGCACAACGCAGAACACTGTAAGAAATGTGCAAAAGCTTGTCGAGACAGTGTAGAAGAATACCGGAAAATTGCTAGCGTTACAGCTGTATAA
- a CDS encoding DUF305 domain-containing protein, whose protein sequence is MNQHKQMSGMSWNRFAAMIATSTFIMFFLMYQLIYSFDHAMFSVNRLIASLVMGCVMTVVMLSFMWSMYQGVGIKIAVLGLATALGLILLSVNRSQALIGDVTFMKSMIPHHSIAINSSRKASISDPRVRELADEIIASQVREIAVMQSLLDDVARNGERGAAELPARSTEITPDMERQIREAVQ, encoded by the coding sequence ATGAATCAACACAAACAAATGTCAGGAATGAGCTGGAACCGATTCGCGGCGATGATCGCGACCTCAACTTTCATCATGTTCTTCTTGATGTATCAGCTCATATACTCATTCGATCACGCAATGTTTAGTGTAAACCGACTGATCGCCTCATTGGTGATGGGGTGCGTGATGACCGTTGTGATGCTTTCCTTTATGTGGTCGATGTACCAAGGAGTAGGAATCAAGATCGCAGTTCTCGGTTTGGCTACCGCGCTCGGCTTGATTTTGCTCTCCGTGAATAGAAGCCAAGCGCTGATCGGAGATGTCACCTTCATGAAGTCGATGATTCCCCACCACTCAATTGCCATTAACAGTTCGCGGAAGGCAAGCATTAGCGATCCGCGCGTTCGCGAACTTGCGGATGAGATAATTGCGTCGCAGGTTCGTGAAATAGCTGTGATGCAGTCGCTCCTCGATGATGTTGCGCGGAACGGAGAACGAGGGGCGGCAGAGCTTCCCGCTCGCTCAACCGAAATAACCCCCGATATGGAGCGCCAGATTAGAGAAGCAGTGCAGTAA